The window TTACTGTACAACAAGTACACATGCGGGGTCATAAAAATCGACTTTTGCGTTGAGTACGCCAGGATGTACGGCTGAGTATGCTGGGACCTTTACTGTTACCAgacttaaaattttacttttgagtCTGCGTCGAGTTCACGTCGAGTGCACGCGGACTGCTACAGAGTGAAGTTCATCTGAGTATCTGGGGAAGCCTTAATGTGAGCACATAATCCTTCAGATGTCCACCAGACGCATCTGTTCAAAGGTCAATCTTCACCGCATTCTCAGTTGGAAACGGCATTCACATCGAACAGTTTTGAATACAACACCAAGCCGGGTGTAATAAGGGATTACCTTACCTTAATGTTGAGAGTTGCCGCAAACAGTTGCAAGGATGCGCAGCATTTGTGTGTTGGCTTCCCAGGTGGAAAAGAAACGGGGCTAGGCGCGCAACTAGCTCATCAAACTTGCTGGTATCCAGTCAGATTGTGGGAAATTAAGAATTTTGCCATGAGAAGTGCAGGCAGTCGGTACACTCGACTATGAATTTGCCACCGTCCATGGACGTTGTGCACAGTGTCTGTGGAAGCCTTAACATACCATCCCTATAATGAAGCCTGTTGGTCTCAGTGCCGCAGTCCTGTGGTGATCCTGTAGATCAGCAGGAACAGAGAAGCTGATCAAAATTGACCGGATAATGGACGGAGCTAAATTCAAAGCAATTCTGGAAGACGACCTGTTAGAGAGACtcaaagtctagacctaaaACCAAATGAATCTGGGGCAAGACGTTGAGACCATAGCTCCAAACAGAGGGAGAGCTAAATATAAATCTTACtcttccatccatctatccattttcttacacgtTTCTCCTCAgtgggtgctggtgcctatctgcaGCGGTCAACAGGCGAAAAGCGGGATTGACCATGGACAGATTGCCAGTCCAGCACAGAATCTACGTTTTAAAGCGTTTTTGCTTCTAAGGACATGGAATCGGGTCGAGGACGTTTAAAATagacgcgggttgatagcagctcactgcggctgcgtagtgtccgtctctaggcaaccgGGACGTTCAGCGTCTGTCCGTAGCGTTCAGGGGGTCCTTTAGCTCCCGCAACGACAAtgtagctgaccttaatatttcctgtgttttattgtggtcattattgttaaacttagtgttgatgtgtgtaCGATAGGCGTGTCTATCGGACAGTTATGTATCGGTTTAAAATGGGACGCACATTTAACGGCCAAATATGGGACGATTCCGTGTTTTACCGGTGGCAATCCTATTCAGggagaaggacctcgctgcagcaaacagaaaggggcggggacggacctttccgtcagtcccataccttatttggaaatgggactattgcattccggaaatgaagggggcgctattttcataatcactagtataaataccttaagacgcggagttaagaggaacagaagaagaaagaaagaagatgTTCTTCCACTGGTGTTCGGCACACGATCAACAATGCAAAaatcacaaagtcaacaaaaggtatttttaccttcttaaattttttcacataataaatcaatacgcttttctagattaggttgaaaatataattaacagctgtaaactagtgaaattcgtaattcatacaggggaacgctaattttagcatgtagcatagctaattattatcccgcagggcaccattagataaaaatagaaaagtagataacatgtataattgagaaatgtattttatgctcaaactgttttttattttcattatacagatcCACGTATCTATTTATAAATATTGCTGTCCCCTTTGCTCATACAAGCTACAGAGccatttagcacaaactgctatgGTTCAACATAACGGCATGTATAAttacacttgaaaaatataaaatatgttttacatacttaccagttttctagtgtttttcttttatttttaaaggttgatcttttttaaatatgttttgtacaccaatgttaaatttctggaaagtctaatatattttataaactaacagcagccattatagttgggtgtagtacccagatgtgatactctaatgatgagtagcacaacttcaatatagttttagtaagtaactgcaataaactacactagtaagagtaacaaagtatttggtgaaatggctattattaactactgttttactgatcataatgtgcaatgtgattttttattttgtttgtttttttgtttttttcagatgcctctgaatgttcttgaagctgttctccaggaggtgataccggcacagggagactcagcttacctcaccttggcattgaccTGCAAGTTCTTTGAAGCCGTTGAGTCTgagccagttttcaggaagaagactcactttgcttggctggatgataaggacctttgacttttttcacctaaaacatgtgaaattagatttcaactacatgaaatcgatttttcattaacaggtgagatcaactggggcaaattttcaaaaaacattcacggcagaaaaccggattccttttgcggttgtaacgtgTTTTTCCTGCCACTGGTGATATAAAGACTGAGGGCTTCACCGgcgatggaagacgaggagagtaccctggttactactgtgatggccgacctggacactgcactgactgtcaatactgaatgcaaggagaatattagttgctttcctcagtctttcacacatttcagttgtcacacattgttcattgttcgttttttttgtgacatgccattttaaatcatttctgctaaagaatatttgccttttgacttgtgcagtcatcctttttaataatgtgttctttcaatattatttacatttttgaatgttccttttgttgtagctcagttgatttgcattatttagttttcatagaaatggtgccgtttccacacaaagttacattgtggctgtaatttgttggagagagtagaaccaataaagtagttgtaaatatattgtaacagcgttatttaacaataggataaccttgttttaaaaattttaaatgcaagcaaagctaataacttgcaatattttatatgtgtaaatacaatgtttcctatacattttgaacaatgactggaatcaatacaaatttttttacaaacctgacatacagctaagttgtttatgttttaacagtcagaatcaacttggggtttttttgtaataaagcaagcacatacagaaacatattgttcagaTACAAACAAGATTAAACGAGCAGAGCGAAGGTGTAGTCGGGGTGGAGGTGATGGAAGCTCAGATGAGGAGCAGTTGCACACATCaagccggactttatgaagggtggaggagatgagcccggcgccgttagactgggatggagacacatgatcaggtgattggctgagcagctgagatgaagacagttatagttagaatttacacactggtttaatttatgtaaccagtgactttattcaaaaaggttttcatatagaaaaacGATCATTCTCTCTGGTGGTTACCAGTGCAgtgtctactgccggggtccgagactccaaagattatttcttgtcaaataaactttctaaaactttctctctgtgtgagtctttccaggttgaagctacatttaaagttttaattaatctctttgggttttgcaacaattggatatttaaggtctttattttatgaatcaattgcaattgatagaattgatatgggatttctaaatggaatagtgggacaccaatcagtttactggttgaactggagtccttatagcaaaagtttccaatgagacattatggtaaacaatgataatagctgagccaggtcacctgcaaccaaaaatattctagttttctgaacttcacttgttagaagttcagaagtcctttggtttgtttgtaaattatattcacaatgtgaataataagaaaaatatttggcaaataaacaacaaaagtgcgctgtgaatggacgtactaagttggccaaaattgttgactaaatgttttaccgaccaaacctctttaccatctagttcttatttaataagccagaggctattatattttagattgtaacttatttattttaagagtaccattcacaacatcaaaatatattatttgaacttcatttgtttttatctgttttcttaatctgcgactgactggcgatctgtccagggtcagcagccctcatgacccactatagggataattcatgataattaatggatggataaatgtgctcttaatgtaatgtacatttgtctccaaaatattgatttgatttatgttgtattacttttgtttgagatagattgggtgtaaggatagataaatacatctccataatgtttccttattgcttattctagattgtttgttactaatataattttaaataaaggtttaataaagatttggaaataaaaaagggacttaccacgtgacagacataccacgtgacatatcacgttttgtagccatttttttactatttaatttgtatttttaatgttgaaagtgttcttgggtgttttaaaaggcgttgtcaaataaaatacgttattattagtataattattataacacgatcggtacaggaaatagtgtcactagcgcccccttcatttccggaatgaaatagtcccatttccatataaggtatgagatggacagtggtccgtccccaccatttccatataaggtatgagactgacagttgtCCGACCCCGCCCCATTGTACTTGTATTCAGGGGAGCTGAGATACTAAAGCACCACTAAAACTGGGCTAGAAtctacggtggccgacaggtgcaaatgcgcagcaaaagagaaaacatgcaaacaaaaaaaaaacacgcgcacaaattaaatgcggcaagcaaaaagcgaataaaatgcagcaaacaaaaagagagacgcaaacaaaaaagaagacacccccgaatgaaatgcagcaaacaaaaagtgttgaaaacggaagtgctccagaccactagggggagtcaaagaaaatagtattcatttctatgggaccagatgcaagattcagagaaagaaatttgaaagaaagtaaaggtacGTATTACTATATTTCTTTTCAGATACGCCGTCTTTTATAATATTATAgaataacagaataatttatgGGTAGCGTGATAGACTTTGTGTCAGTCATACCGTTCTGGGCTCGGTCTCGTAGATGCTTGCCCGAATTAGCAAAGCAATTATGCTAATCATACcgcaagaaaaaataaataaattacacactcgtataattaaatatcttttttgaGAATGACTCATTTCAGCGTTTTAGTAGGCAATGTCTCCacttttaatctatttatttcctgacgttaaaaaacaaattttctttcagaTGTACTGTCCATTTTGTGGAACTGCCGCCATAAATTCTGCAGACTTTTGTTGTCAATGTggcagaaacataaaatttgtCCAAGATCATGCAAACAAAGCCCAAGATGAGAGGAACACTACCACTGCAACTCCCGATGTTCAACCAAGCACCAGCACAGGTAAACCGAAGCATGGgttatttatttcagcatgCTTAAGTGTTAGCATTTTAAACCATCTGTAGATGCAGGTACGATCAATACTGCAATGATCGTACCTGCAATTAATAattaatgcatttaaattataactaaaGTGCCAAtcgtgtatttttttattacgaATTTCAGGTGTAGAGTGTTTCATGAACTTTAGAGCTATAAaagagagggaaagaaagacattttttaccAAGAAGCatcagaacaaaacacagaaggGAAATAAACTGAAGGTATGCCTTTAATTTAGTGCAAACACAAACTGGAAATTACATACTtcatcaaataatttaatttgattgattaaattTTGTCTCTCCCCAGATTAATGTTGGGCTTATGAGGATGCAGGGAGATTCCCTTAAGACAGTGAGAGGGAAGTTACTTCCAGTTGAGATTCATCCTGAGTGGGCATCGGAACAAGtgcttgctgctgctgtaaagAAGCAAAAGGATTTCAATATAGACCTGAGAGATTGTGCCCATGTCTTGTTGTATCCTGATGCAAGGGAGGTTAAGAACATCCCAGGAACAGACATTCCTTTCACAGTGCAAAAGTACAAGGAGGCAATTGGAAAGCCTTACCAAAGAATTACGCTTTACATTTGCCCTGTTGAGGAATTTGCAAAAAGCTGTAAGTGCTTTTGATCTACATTCCAAATAGTTTGAAGATCAATTTTGCTATAGTCTTATagttaaaatggcaaaatttcCTCCTATATCCAGAATTCTGTGCATGATTAATTCTAGCTATGATGTCATATATTTTATCTAAGGAAGCCAAAGGATTTTCCTCTTTACAAAACCACCTCCCTTTTGTAAAGATTGATGTACAAACGTACATTTTATTAATTGCAAAATTTAGCCTTGCAAAAggaaatttattatttatactaCACATTTATAGTATATTTCTTTTCACTGGTTGTTGAAATGATAGTAACCATTTTCCTTTGGTTAATATCAACGAACAAAACTGTGTGGTTCATAGTAATAGAAGACTTACTGTGTTCAAATAACTTCTAAAAGATAAATAGAAATCTGCTGCCCAGTGACACAGTTGGTggcattgttgccttgcagcaagaaggtgtTGGTTTCAATTCCTTGCCTGGAGTCTTTCTgtatggagtttgcatgttctccctgtgggTTCTGACCAGGTGCTCTGGGAAAAGGGTataagacaatggatggatggatggatggatggataaagaAATCTGAATATACTGTGCTGCTAATTGTACAAAATTCTATTTGTACAACTGATACTaacattttcttgttgtttaACATGTATATGAAGTTATGAAAAATTCCTATGCAACTAAACAATTTGTggaattacataaaaataataattaaaataaatgtcaaaataatcattgctttttaaaggtttcagtGGACAGAGTTCAAGTGATGATGATAGTGTGGTTCATGTAAGGTTGCCATCTCAAGATAGTCCACTATCTGACACTGTGGTCAGTCTGCATCTTTATGACATTTCTCCTGAATTGAATTACTTACACTTTCTTTTGATAAGATAAAACCTGTCTTTTATATGTTGTACATAGGTGTGGGATGGTCCAGATGAAGCAAGCACTCCAAGACTGGAGAAAATTTTGAATGGGTAAAATACAAATTACTGTTTGCTTCATATTTTGTTGCAGAAACTGTTATATCCACTTTATAGctatgttaatttttattttcaggccTTTTGGACACACAGAACAAGGGTCTGATCAGGTAAGATTGAACTCAATCCCTTTCACAGTTCAATATGTAAACATTACATACcataaaagattttcaaaaattcACAAAGACAATCACCCAAGATGAGATACATGACATTGTGTTAGCTAAGTCTGTATGGTATTGCCACTACCACAACTGGAGTActaatttatgttaaattagGATGGCGGAAACACCAACGTCCAGGAGCATCCCATGTCCTCAGAGGGCCAGAACCACTTCTATCGGTAGGTTGTGTGAGCACATGTCAACTTTTGCACATGTcaacacatttactgaaatgattTGTAGAAATTACACATAACTGTAACTTACTGAATTATTAATCTCAACTAAAATGTC is drawn from Xiphophorus hellerii strain 12219 chromosome 15, Xiphophorus_hellerii-4.1, whole genome shotgun sequence and contains these coding sequences:
- the LOC116733854 gene encoding uncharacterized protein LOC116733854, producing the protein MYCPFCGTAAINSADFCCQCGRNIKFVQDHANKAQDERNTTTATPDVQPSTSTGVECFMNFRAIKERERKTFFTKKHQNKTQKGNKLKINVGLMRMQGDSLKTVRGKLLPVEIHPEWASEQVLAAAVKKQKDFNIDLRDCAHVLLYPDAREVKNIPGTDIPFTVQKYKEAIGKPYQRITLYICPVEEFAKSCFSGQSSSDDDSVVHVRLPSQDSPLSDTVVWDGPDEASTPRLEKILNGPFGHTEQGSDQDGGNTNVQEHPMSSEGQNHFYR